The Chitinophaga pinensis DSM 2588 region GTTCCCGGTATTTCCAGATGGAGATGAATGTTTCCTGTACGGCATCTTCTACCAGGTGGGTATCCCCGGTAAATTTCTTACCATAGCTGTATAAAGCTTCATTATACTTTTTATATAATGCTTCCAGGCCTTTTACATCACTATTTCTGACCGCATCCCATAATAATTGTTCACCTGACAAACCGTACAGTTTTTAAATTTACAGTACCCTGACGTATAAATGTACTATACATATCAGATATTACCAAAGTGAGTAAAGCCGGAATAGATTCCGGCTGTCAGGTGACCAATACCGTTTCAGGATGTTCAGGACAACAACTGGTGGATCTGCAGATATTGAATAAGCATGATGGTCTTCGCATCCTTAATTTCACCGCTGCGTACCATTTCCAGGACTTTTTCGAATGGTAGTTCCAATACTTCGATATTTTCCTGCTCGTGCTCCAGTCCGCCGCCATCACCGATTTTCATATGTGGTTTATATTCCGCCACGAAGAAATAAAGGATCTCCGTTACTGAACCGGGCGACATATATGCTTCAAATACCTTCTGCACGTTTTCAATCCTGTAGCCTGTTTCTTCTTCTGTTTCTCTGCGGATGCAGTCTTCCGCATTGTCTTTGTCCAGCAGACCGGCACAGGCTTCTATCAGCATCCCGTCCGGATTACCATTGATATAAGTCGGAAGTCTGAACTGACGGGTGAGAATAACGGTTTTACGTTCTTTATTATACAGCAGTATGGTGGCGCCGTTTCCTCTGTCATAGGCTTCACGGGATTGCACTTCTTTGCGTCCGTCGGCCATTGTGTATTCGTAGGTAACTTTCTTCAGTATATACCAGTTATCAGAGAGGATCTTGGTATCCAGGATCTCAACGTGTTTAATCATTGCGTATTATTTATAACTTCCTTATGCAGGAATGATGTAGTTGTGGTTTAAACCCTGAATTTATCAAAAGACCGCCAGTATTTGTCTTTAAAAACAGTTAAGTTCATGCTAATATTATGCCCGTGCTGATCATTCAGCTGATCAAAGACTTTGCATGTTTTGCGGAAATCGCGGCAGGCCATATAGACCTTGCGTTTACTACCACCGGTTTGCCGGCCGATATTTAAATAGCCTTCCAGGTCCGGCA contains the following coding sequences:
- the nudK gene encoding GDP-mannose pyrophosphatase NudK, translated to MIKHVEILDTKILSDNWYILKKVTYEYTMADGRKEVQSREAYDRGNGATILLYNKERKTVILTRQFRLPTYINGNPDGMLIEACAGLLDKDNAEDCIRRETEEETGYRIENVQKVFEAYMSPGSVTEILYFFVAEYKPHMKIGDGGGLEHEQENIEVLELPFEKVLEMVRSGEIKDAKTIMLIQYLQIHQLLS